A DNA window from Corynebacterium ciconiae DSM 44920 contains the following coding sequences:
- the trmB gene encoding tRNA (guanosine(46)-N7)-methyltransferase TrmB, with translation MHTPTERTVGDLPGGRPLQSEFDDGLDYPRLGSVSFRRGTLTDNQQALMEQHWPRLGTVLSDERIDPAEWFGRQAPTIVEIGSGTGTSTAAMAPKEADTNIIAVELYKPGLAKLLGSVVREGIDNIRMVRGDGIEVLNRMIAPASLDGVRIYFPDPWPKARHHKRRIIQSGPLRLIASRLKPGGVLHVATDHADYAEWIDELVDVEPALEYMGWPWPECPQLTDRQVITKFEGKGLDKSHVIREYLWRKRDEPTAKEN, from the coding sequence ATACACACCCCCACGGAACGTACCGTGGGAGACCTTCCGGGCGGGCGGCCCCTCCAGTCCGAATTCGATGATGGGCTGGATTATCCGCGCCTGGGCTCGGTGAGCTTCCGCCGCGGCACCCTCACCGATAATCAACAGGCCCTCATGGAGCAGCACTGGCCCCGCTTGGGCACCGTGCTCTCCGATGAACGCATCGACCCCGCCGAGTGGTTCGGCCGGCAGGCCCCCACCATCGTGGAGATCGGCTCCGGCACCGGCACCTCCACCGCCGCGATGGCCCCCAAGGAGGCGGACACCAACATCATCGCCGTGGAGCTCTACAAGCCCGGGCTGGCGAAGCTGCTAGGCAGCGTCGTGCGCGAAGGCATCGACAACATCCGCATGGTCCGCGGCGATGGCATCGAGGTTCTCAACCGCATGATCGCCCCCGCCTCCCTCGACGGGGTACGCATCTACTTCCCCGATCCCTGGCCCAAGGCGCGCCACCATAAGCGCCGCATCATCCAATCGGGGCCGCTGCGCCTGATCGCCTCTCGGCTTAAGCCGGGCGGGGTGCTGCATGTGGCCACCGATCACGCCGACTACGCCGAATGGATCGATGAGCTCGTTGATGTCGAACCCGCGCTCGAGTACATGGGCTGGCCGTGGCCCGAGTGCCCCCAACTCACCGACCGGCAGGTTATTACTAAGTTCGAAGGCAAGGGCCTCGATAAAAGCCACGTGATTCGGGAATATCTCTGGCGCAAGCGCGACGAGCCCACCGCGAAGGAGAACTAG
- a CDS encoding phosphoenolpyruvate carboxykinase (GTP), translated as MTAIKGLEGPAPTKNEELLTWIAEAVDLFQPDRVEFSDGSQEEWDRLGAELVEAGTLIKLNEEKRPNSFLARSNPADVARVESRTFICSHTEEGAGPTNNWADPVKMREEMLEQYKGSMKGRTMYVVPFCMGPIDDPSPKLGVQLTDSAYVVMSMRIMTRMGQEALDKIGEDGDFVHCLHSVGAPLEEGQEDVPWPCNDTKYITQFPETKEIWSYGSGYGGNAILAKKCYALRIASVMAQEEGWMAEHMLILKLNSPQGKSYYMAAAFPSACGKTNLAMLEPTLEGWTAEVVGDDIAWLHFGEDGRLYAVNPENGFFGVAPGTNYSSNPNAMRTMEPGNTLFTNVALTDDGDVWWEGLENKPEHAIDWLGNEWTPDSGQPAAHPNSRYCVPIAQCPVAAEEFNDWKGVPIDAILFGGRRPDTVPLVTQAHDWNHATMIGALLASGQTAASAEAKVGSLRHDPMAMLPFIGYNAGDYLQHWIDMGNKGGEKMPAVFLVNWFRRGEDGRFLWPGFGENSRVLKWIIDRIEGRVGATETVVGYTAKVEDIDLTGLDTPVADVEEALTAPAEQWEGDVADNQAWLEKLGPKVPAEVHEQFAALKKRIEDAK; from the coding sequence ATGACCGCTATTAAGGGCCTAGAGGGCCCCGCACCCACCAAGAATGAAGAACTGCTCACCTGGATTGCCGAGGCTGTGGACCTCTTCCAGCCGGATCGGGTGGAGTTCTCTGATGGCTCCCAGGAAGAATGGGACCGACTCGGCGCAGAGCTCGTGGAGGCGGGCACCCTGATCAAGCTGAACGAGGAGAAGCGGCCCAATAGCTTCCTCGCTCGCTCGAACCCCGCGGACGTTGCTCGCGTGGAATCCCGCACCTTCATCTGCTCCCACACCGAGGAGGGCGCCGGCCCCACCAACAACTGGGCCGACCCGGTGAAGATGCGCGAGGAAATGCTGGAGCAGTACAAGGGCTCCATGAAGGGCCGCACCATGTACGTAGTGCCCTTCTGCATGGGCCCGATCGATGATCCCAGTCCGAAGCTGGGTGTGCAGCTCACCGACTCCGCCTATGTGGTCATGTCCATGCGCATCATGACCCGCATGGGGCAGGAGGCTCTGGACAAGATCGGCGAGGACGGCGATTTCGTGCACTGCCTGCACTCCGTTGGTGCGCCCCTGGAGGAGGGCCAGGAGGATGTTCCGTGGCCCTGCAATGACACCAAGTACATCACCCAGTTCCCGGAGACCAAGGAGATTTGGTCCTATGGCTCCGGCTACGGCGGAAACGCCATCTTGGCCAAGAAGTGCTATGCCCTGCGTATCGCCTCGGTGATGGCGCAGGAAGAGGGCTGGATGGCTGAGCACATGCTCATCCTCAAGCTCAACTCCCCGCAAGGGAAGTCCTACTACATGGCCGCTGCTTTCCCCTCCGCCTGCGGTAAGACCAACCTAGCGATGCTCGAGCCCACCTTGGAGGGCTGGACCGCCGAGGTGGTGGGCGATGATATCGCCTGGCTGCACTTTGGCGAGGATGGTCGCCTCTACGCCGTGAACCCGGAGAATGGTTTCTTCGGTGTGGCCCCAGGCACCAACTACTCCTCTAACCCGAACGCCATGCGCACCATGGAGCCGGGCAACACCCTGTTCACCAACGTGGCACTCACCGATGACGGCGATGTCTGGTGGGAGGGCCTGGAGAACAAGCCTGAGCACGCCATTGACTGGTTGGGCAATGAGTGGACCCCGGATTCGGGACAGCCGGCCGCCCACCCGAACTCCCGCTACTGCGTGCCGATCGCGCAGTGCCCAGTGGCTGCCGAGGAGTTCAATGACTGGAAGGGTGTGCCGATCGACGCCATCCTCTTCGGTGGTCGCCGCCCCGACACGGTGCCGTTGGTGACCCAGGCACACGATTGGAACCACGCCACCATGATCGGCGCGCTGCTTGCCTCCGGCCAGACCGCCGCCTCCGCCGAGGCCAAGGTCGGCTCGTTGCGCCATGATCCGATGGCCATGCTTCCTTTCATCGGCTACAACGCTGGTGACTATCTGCAGCACTGGATCGACATGGGCAACAAGGGCGGCGAGAAGATGCCGGCCGTGTTCTTGGTCAACTGGTTCCGCCGCGGCGAGGACGGCCGCTTCCTGTGGCCGGGCTTCGGTGAGAACTCCCGTGTGCTCAAGTGGATCATCGACCGCATCGAGGGCCGCGTGGGCGCCACCGAGACCGTGGTGGGATACACCGCCAAGGTAGAAGACATCGACCTCACCGGTTTGGACACCCCGGTGGCCGATGTGGAGGAGGCCCTGACCGCCCCCGCTGAGCAGTGGGAGGGCGATGTGGCCGATAACCAGGCGTGGCTGGAGAAGCTTGGCCCCAAGGTTCCCGCCGAGGTGCATGAGCAATTCGCCGCGCTGAAGAAGCGCATCGAGGACGCCAAGTAA
- a CDS encoding glycosyltransferase family 87 protein, whose amino-acid sequence MRDMPSAQRGTGSHHGQYTAVSTAADAPTDSSAAEWERALKGPPAGRHSRAARTGAGVLFPARVWVLAMVFAALTMWLFRRSGFPDDLASWWIAGSLVADGQAHEIYAVDTSDFAAFDSQAWAEQAALIRDVSPYPHPYVHIPLVAYVLAPLTQIMSFSFFATLGAGISGACVVLIVASGIGLFTRSAPSTTALWIGSVLLWLCAANQMSITLGQSSPFIYATIAVALALSERRPVIAGVLIGIAALIKITPIALIVVLVGFGSRRRAGLVGLGVVSAGAVLTLLLVDSAVISAWRETISWMSSHTLAVPINASLDSLFATRTNMDVQVEAIAGTPAAAIVINGIYVLLVGLGLVLLMGTQSRHKFEISAVAILLVATSVSGVVWLHYGLVAFLPLVGVLILHRRYWVLGVVLFAFPPLGGHFMDMETTPGAVPWAPLALMVIPTLLLVAGEVIGTQGLSFRSVWRGILHEIGAQPAPPPRPARRGAVAPVVPARAEYRGRPADSRPRRAQR is encoded by the coding sequence ATGAGGGATATGCCAAGCGCTCAGCGGGGGACAGGCTCACACCACGGCCAGTACACGGCAGTATCGACTGCGGCGGACGCGCCCACAGATAGCTCCGCGGCAGAGTGGGAGCGCGCCCTCAAGGGGCCTCCGGCAGGCCGGCACTCCCGCGCAGCGCGCACCGGGGCGGGGGTGCTATTTCCGGCGCGAGTGTGGGTGCTGGCCATGGTGTTCGCGGCGCTGACTATGTGGCTGTTTCGGCGCTCCGGTTTTCCCGATGATCTCGCCTCCTGGTGGATCGCGGGCTCGCTGGTGGCTGATGGCCAGGCGCACGAGATATATGCGGTTGATACTTCAGACTTTGCGGCATTCGATAGCCAGGCCTGGGCTGAGCAGGCGGCACTCATTCGTGATGTATCGCCCTATCCGCACCCGTATGTGCACATTCCTTTGGTGGCCTATGTGCTGGCCCCGCTTACCCAGATAATGTCCTTTTCCTTCTTCGCCACGCTGGGTGCGGGGATCAGCGGGGCCTGCGTGGTGCTGATCGTGGCCTCTGGGATTGGGCTTTTTACTCGCTCGGCGCCGTCCACCACGGCGTTGTGGATTGGCAGTGTGCTGCTGTGGCTGTGCGCGGCCAATCAGATGAGTATCACCCTGGGGCAGTCTTCGCCGTTTATCTACGCCACCATCGCCGTGGCCTTGGCGCTTTCGGAACGCCGCCCGGTGATCGCCGGTGTACTCATAGGTATCGCGGCGCTGATCAAGATCACCCCGATCGCGCTGATTGTGGTGTTGGTGGGCTTCGGCTCGCGGCGTCGCGCCGGGCTGGTGGGCTTGGGGGTGGTGTCCGCTGGGGCGGTGCTCACCTTGCTGCTGGTGGATTCGGCGGTGATCTCGGCGTGGCGGGAGACGATCTCGTGGATGAGTTCCCACACCTTGGCGGTACCGATTAATGCCTCTCTCGATTCGCTGTTCGCCACCCGCACCAATATGGATGTCCAGGTGGAGGCGATTGCTGGCACGCCGGCCGCGGCGATCGTGATTAATGGCATATACGTGCTGCTGGTGGGGCTTGGCTTGGTGCTGCTCATGGGCACCCAGTCGCGCCATAAGTTTGAGATCTCGGCCGTGGCGATCTTGCTGGTGGCCACCTCGGTCTCCGGGGTGGTGTGGCTGCACTATGGCCTAGTGGCGTTTTTGCCGCTGGTAGGGGTGCTCATTCTGCACCGCCGCTACTGGGTGCTGGGGGTGGTGCTCTTCGCCTTCCCGCCGCTGGGCGGGCATTTCATGGATATGGAGACCACCCCGGGGGCGGTGCCCTGGGCGCCGCTGGCGCTCATGGTGATTCCCACCTTGTTGTTGGTGGCCGGTGAGGTTATCGGCACCCAGGGGTTGTCCTTCCGCTCGGTGTGGCGCGGCATTCTGCACGAGATAGGGGCCCAGCCGGCCCCGCCGCCGCGGCCTGCTCGAAGGGGCGCTGTGGCCCCTGTGGTGCCCGCGCGGGCTGAGTATCGCGGCCGGCCTGCGGACTCGCGTCCGCGCCGCGCCCAGCGCTAA